A genomic region of Gossypium hirsutum isolate 1008001.06 chromosome D01, Gossypium_hirsutum_v2.1, whole genome shotgun sequence contains the following coding sequences:
- the LOC107961673 gene encoding MLP-like protein 423, producing MACSGQLHVEVELKSLAEKVWETIRDSTKIFPQALSHDYKSIEVLEGDGKAPGSIRLINYAEGSPIVKVSKERIESVDEAEKIYVYSIFDGDLMKYYKTFIAKINVIPKGESSLVKWSCEFEKASEEIPDPSVIKEFAVKNFVEIDDYLHTKA from the exons ATGGCTTGCAGTGGACAGCTTCATGTGGAGGTTGAGCTCAAGTCTCTTGCAGAAAAGGTCTGGGAAACCATTAGGGACTCTACCAAAATATTTCCTCAAGCTTTGTCCCATGATTACAAGAGCATTGAAGTGCTCGAGGGCGATGGCAAGGCCCCCGGATCCATCCGCCTCATCAATTATGCTGAAG GATCTCCAATCGTTAAGGTTTCAAAGGAGAGAATTGAATCAGTGGATGAAGCTGAGAAGATATATGTTTACAGCATCTTTGATGGGGATCTCATGAAATACTACAAGACTTTCATTGCTAAGATCAATGTGATTCCCAAAGGAGAGTCGAGCTTGGTTAAATGGTCTTGTGAATTTGAGAAGGCAAGTGAAGAGATCCCTGACCCAAGCGTCATTAAGGAATTTGCGGTGAAAAACTTTGTGGAGATCGATGACTATCTTCACACCAAGGCTTAG